In Puntigrus tetrazona isolate hp1 chromosome 7, ASM1883169v1, whole genome shotgun sequence, the following are encoded in one genomic region:
- the wu:fd46g04 gene encoding LOW QUALITY PROTEIN: endonuclease domain-containing 1 protein (The sequence of the model RefSeq protein was modified relative to this genomic sequence to represent the inferred CDS: inserted 1 base in 1 codon) gives MRRLTFLLSLSSVCFFTLSEVDNTFSQCSKFFFQGTPPIFTSPAGVSVRPICQCLWDDSDQKIFLYATLYSTTWKIPVYSAYVFGSPNIGRCDTWYIEPQLDGDSEPCMRPKGYGKNIGTNQAVNSDYESSGYDKGHLYPVLHTDNHLSMLATSTLTNAAPQNRCFNRVTWLDHEEAVAKELKLCDLAYVVTGVVPDMQTAKLRNRVTVSKHYWRATCCIKNNQYTVKGYFGPDNNDKVQQLTIKXLQIFLSQFYQINIFPTIP, from the exons ATGAGACGGCTTACTTTCCTTCTGTCACTTTCTTCTGTATGTTTCTTCACTCTGAGTGAAGTAGATAATACTTTTAGTCAATGCAGCAAGTTCTTCTTCCAGGGCACACCTCCTATCTTCACATCACCAGCTGGTGTTTCTGTCCGGCCCATCTGTCAGTGTCTTTGGGATGACAGTGATCAGAAGATATTTCTTTATGCTACTTTGTACAGCACGACCTGGAAGATCCCCGTCTACTCAGCGTATGTGTTTGGCAGCCCGAATATTGGGAGATGTGACACCTGGTACATTGAACCTCAG CTGGATGGAGATTCTGAGCCATGCATGAGGCCTAAGGGTTATGGTAAAAATATAGGCACTAATCAGGCTGTGAATAGCGACTATGAGAGCTCTGGCTATGACAAAGGCCACCTGTATCCTGTGCTCCACACCGATAATCATCTATCAATGCTGGCCACATCCACACTGACCAACGCAGCTCCGCAGAACAGATGTTTCAACCGGGTAACCTGGCTGGACCACGAAGAAGCTGTAGCTAAAGAGCTGAAATTATGTGATTTAGCGTATGTGGTGACTGGCGTAGTTCCTGACATGCAAACAGCTAAACTGAGAAACAGAGTGACTGTGTCAAAGCACTACTGGAGAGCCACCTGCTGCATAAAGAACAACCAGTACACAGTGAAGGGCTACTTCGGACCGGACAACAACGACAAAGTCCAGCAGTTAACTATAA ATCTCCAAATCTTTCTCAGTCAGTTTTaccaaattaacatttttccaACTATACCATAG
- the casq1b gene encoding calsequestrin-1b isoform X4: MKWGWLLWGILLTFAYLCWSEKGLEFPEYDGKDRVHQLTIKNYRSVMKKYDVMVIYYHKAVGEDRMSRKQFEVEELALELAAQVLDGLDDEDIGFALVDSKKDRAVAKKLGLLEVDSIYIFADDEIIEYDGELAADTLLEFLYDVIEEPVEIISNDRELKGFHNIDEDIKLMGYFKSARSSHFIEYDDAAEEFHPFIKFFATFEPKIAQKLSLKMNEVDFYEPFMNKPVTIPGKPYMEDDIVSFIQEHDRPTLRKLEPHSMYEIWEDDINGQHIVAFAEESDPDGYEFLEILKEVAQENTENPELSIIWIDPDDFPLMVPYWEKTFGIDLSSPQIGVVDVEDADSVWMEMDDEENMPTADELDTWIEDVMSGRINPGDYNHDDDDDEEEDDDDDDDDDDDDDDEDDDDDDDEDDDDDDDDDDDDDDDDDEDEDDEDA; this comes from the exons ATGAAGTGGGGTTGGCTGCTTTGGGGGATTCTGCTGACTTTTGCGTATCTGTGCTGGAGCGAGAAGGGCTTGGAGTTCCCTGAATATGACGGCAAGGACCGCGTCCATCAGCTGACCATCAAGAACTACAGGTCTGTGATGAAGAAATATGACGTCATGGTCATCTACTACCACAAGGCTGTCGGCGAGGACCGCATGTCCAGAAAGCAGTTTGAAGTGGAGGAACTCGCTCTGGAG CTCGCCGCCCAGGTGCTTGACGGTCTTGACGACGAGGACATCGGATTCGCTCTGGTGGATTCAAAGAAAGACCGAGCTGTTGCTAAGAAGCTGG GTCTGCTGGAGGTGGACAGCATCTACATCTTTGCCGATGACGAGATCATCGAGTACGATGGAGAGCTGGCGGCCGACACGCTGCTGGAGTTCCTCTATGAT GTGATCGAGGAGCCCGTGGAGATCATCAGCAACGACCGAGAGCTCAAGGGCTTCCACAACATCGATGAGGACATTAAACTGATGGGCTACTTCAAGAGCGCCAGATCTTCAC ACTTCATTGAGTACGACGACGCAGCTGAAGAATTTCATCCCTTCATCAAGTTCTTTGCCACGTTTGAGCCAAAG ATCGCTCAGAAATTAagtctgaagatgaatgaagtgGATTTCTATGAGCCCTTCATGAACAAACCTGTCACTATCCCCGGCAAACCCTACATGGAGGACGACATCGTCAGCTTCATCCAGGAGCACGACAG gcCGACTCTCAGAAAGCTGGAGCCTCACAGCATGTATGAGATCTGG GAAGATGATATTAATGGACAGCACATTGTGGCGTTTGCTGAGGAGTCAGACCCTG ACGGTTATGAATTCCTAGAGATCCTGAAGGAAGTGGCTCAAGAAAACACAGAGAACCCAGAATTAAGCATCATCTGGATCGATCCTGACGACTTTCCCCTG ATGGTGCCGTACTGGGAGAAGACCTTCGGCATCGACCTCTCGTCTCCTCAGATCGGTGTGGTGGACGTTGAGGAC GCTGACAGCGTGTGGATGGAGATGGATGATGAAGAGAACATGCCCACCGCCGACGAGCTCGACACCTGGATCGAAGACGTCATGTCTGGAAGAATCAACCCTGGTGACTACAaccatgatgatgatgatgatgaagaggaagacgacgacgatgatgatgatgatgatgatgacgacgatgacgaggatgatgatgatgatgatgacgaggatgatgatgatgacgacgacgacgacgacgatgatgatgatgatgatgatgaagatgaagatgatgaggaTGCTTGA
- the casq1b gene encoding calsequestrin-1b isoform X3 — MKWGWLLWGILLTFAYLCWSEKGLEFPEYDGKDRVHQLTIKNYRSVMKKYDVMVIYYHKAVGEDRMSRKQFEVEELALELAAQVLDGLDDEDIGFALVDSKKDRAVAKKLGLLEVDSIYIFADDEIIEYDGELAADTLLEFLYDVIEEPVEIISNDRELKGFHNIDEDIKLMGYFKSARSSHFIEYDDAAEEFHPFIKFFATFEPKIAQKLSLKMNEVDFYEPFMNKPVTIPGKPYMEDDIVSFIQEHDSSVFSYFRPTLRKLEPHSMYEIWEDDINGQHIVAFAEESDPDGYEFLEILKEVAQENTENPELSIIWIDPDDFPLMVPYWEKTFGIDLSSPQIGVVDVEDADSVWMEMDDEENMPTADELDTWIEDVMSGRINPGDYNHDDDDDEEEDDDDDDDDDDDDDDEDDDDDDDEDDDDDDDDDDDDDDDDDEDEDDEDA; from the exons ATGAAGTGGGGTTGGCTGCTTTGGGGGATTCTGCTGACTTTTGCGTATCTGTGCTGGAGCGAGAAGGGCTTGGAGTTCCCTGAATATGACGGCAAGGACCGCGTCCATCAGCTGACCATCAAGAACTACAGGTCTGTGATGAAGAAATATGACGTCATGGTCATCTACTACCACAAGGCTGTCGGCGAGGACCGCATGTCCAGAAAGCAGTTTGAAGTGGAGGAACTCGCTCTGGAG CTCGCCGCCCAGGTGCTTGACGGTCTTGACGACGAGGACATCGGATTCGCTCTGGTGGATTCAAAGAAAGACCGAGCTGTTGCTAAGAAGCTGG GTCTGCTGGAGGTGGACAGCATCTACATCTTTGCCGATGACGAGATCATCGAGTACGATGGAGAGCTGGCGGCCGACACGCTGCTGGAGTTCCTCTATGAT GTGATCGAGGAGCCCGTGGAGATCATCAGCAACGACCGAGAGCTCAAGGGCTTCCACAACATCGATGAGGACATTAAACTGATGGGCTACTTCAAGAGCGCCAGATCTTCAC ACTTCATTGAGTACGACGACGCAGCTGAAGAATTTCATCCCTTCATCAAGTTCTTTGCCACGTTTGAGCCAAAG ATCGCTCAGAAATTAagtctgaagatgaatgaagtgGATTTCTATGAGCCCTTCATGAACAAACCTGTCACTATCCCCGGCAAACCCTACATGGAGGACGACATCGTCAGCTTCATCCAGGAGCACGACAG ttctgttttttcttattttaggcCGACTCTCAGAAAGCTGGAGCCTCACAGCATGTATGAGATCTGG GAAGATGATATTAATGGACAGCACATTGTGGCGTTTGCTGAGGAGTCAGACCCTG ACGGTTATGAATTCCTAGAGATCCTGAAGGAAGTGGCTCAAGAAAACACAGAGAACCCAGAATTAAGCATCATCTGGATCGATCCTGACGACTTTCCCCTG ATGGTGCCGTACTGGGAGAAGACCTTCGGCATCGACCTCTCGTCTCCTCAGATCGGTGTGGTGGACGTTGAGGAC GCTGACAGCGTGTGGATGGAGATGGATGATGAAGAGAACATGCCCACCGCCGACGAGCTCGACACCTGGATCGAAGACGTCATGTCTGGAAGAATCAACCCTGGTGACTACAaccatgatgatgatgatgatgaagaggaagacgacgacgatgatgatgatgatgatgatgacgacgatgacgaggatgatgatgatgatgatgacgaggatgatgatgatgacgacgacgacgacgacgatgatgatgatgatgatgatgaagatgaagatgatgaggaTGCTTGA
- the casq1b gene encoding calsequestrin-1b isoform X1 has product MKWGWLLWGILLTFAYLCWSEKGLEFPEYDGKDRVHQLTIKNYRSVMKKYDVMVIYYHKAVGEDRMSRKQFEVEELALELLTSPAALTYQLAAQVLDGLDDEDIGFALVDSKKDRAVAKKLGLLEVDSIYIFADDEIIEYDGELAADTLLEFLYDVIEEPVEIISNDRELKGFHNIDEDIKLMGYFKSARSSHFIEYDDAAEEFHPFIKFFATFEPKIAQKLSLKMNEVDFYEPFMNKPVTIPGKPYMEDDIVSFIQEHDSSVFSYFRPTLRKLEPHSMYEIWEDDINGQHIVAFAEESDPDGYEFLEILKEVAQENTENPELSIIWIDPDDFPLMVPYWEKTFGIDLSSPQIGVVDVEDADSVWMEMDDEENMPTADELDTWIEDVMSGRINPGDYNHDDDDDEEEDDDDDDDDDDDDDDEDDDDDDDEDDDDDDDDDDDDDDDDDEDEDDEDA; this is encoded by the exons ATGAAGTGGGGTTGGCTGCTTTGGGGGATTCTGCTGACTTTTGCGTATCTGTGCTGGAGCGAGAAGGGCTTGGAGTTCCCTGAATATGACGGCAAGGACCGCGTCCATCAGCTGACCATCAAGAACTACAGGTCTGTGATGAAGAAATATGACGTCATGGTCATCTACTACCACAAGGCTGTCGGCGAGGACCGCATGTCCAGAAAGCAGTTTGAAGTGGAGGAACTCGCTCTGGAG TTGCTAACCAGCCCGGCAGCCCTGACGTACCAG CTCGCCGCCCAGGTGCTTGACGGTCTTGACGACGAGGACATCGGATTCGCTCTGGTGGATTCAAAGAAAGACCGAGCTGTTGCTAAGAAGCTGG GTCTGCTGGAGGTGGACAGCATCTACATCTTTGCCGATGACGAGATCATCGAGTACGATGGAGAGCTGGCGGCCGACACGCTGCTGGAGTTCCTCTATGAT GTGATCGAGGAGCCCGTGGAGATCATCAGCAACGACCGAGAGCTCAAGGGCTTCCACAACATCGATGAGGACATTAAACTGATGGGCTACTTCAAGAGCGCCAGATCTTCAC ACTTCATTGAGTACGACGACGCAGCTGAAGAATTTCATCCCTTCATCAAGTTCTTTGCCACGTTTGAGCCAAAG ATCGCTCAGAAATTAagtctgaagatgaatgaagtgGATTTCTATGAGCCCTTCATGAACAAACCTGTCACTATCCCCGGCAAACCCTACATGGAGGACGACATCGTCAGCTTCATCCAGGAGCACGACAG ttctgttttttcttattttaggcCGACTCTCAGAAAGCTGGAGCCTCACAGCATGTATGAGATCTGG GAAGATGATATTAATGGACAGCACATTGTGGCGTTTGCTGAGGAGTCAGACCCTG ACGGTTATGAATTCCTAGAGATCCTGAAGGAAGTGGCTCAAGAAAACACAGAGAACCCAGAATTAAGCATCATCTGGATCGATCCTGACGACTTTCCCCTG ATGGTGCCGTACTGGGAGAAGACCTTCGGCATCGACCTCTCGTCTCCTCAGATCGGTGTGGTGGACGTTGAGGAC GCTGACAGCGTGTGGATGGAGATGGATGATGAAGAGAACATGCCCACCGCCGACGAGCTCGACACCTGGATCGAAGACGTCATGTCTGGAAGAATCAACCCTGGTGACTACAaccatgatgatgatgatgatgaagaggaagacgacgacgatgatgatgatgatgatgatgacgacgatgacgaggatgatgatgatgatgatgacgaggatgatgatgatgacgacgacgacgacgacgatgatgatgatgatgatgatgaagatgaagatgatgaggaTGCTTGA
- the casq1b gene encoding calsequestrin-1b isoform X2 → MKWGWLLWGILLTFAYLCWSEKGLEFPEYDGKDRVHQLTIKNYRSVMKKYDVMVIYYHKAVGEDRMSRKQFEVEELALELLTSPAALTYQLAAQVLDGLDDEDIGFALVDSKKDRAVAKKLGLLEVDSIYIFADDEIIEYDGELAADTLLEFLYDVIEEPVEIISNDRELKGFHNIDEDIKLMGYFKSARSSHFIEYDDAAEEFHPFIKFFATFEPKIAQKLSLKMNEVDFYEPFMNKPVTIPGKPYMEDDIVSFIQEHDRPTLRKLEPHSMYEIWEDDINGQHIVAFAEESDPDGYEFLEILKEVAQENTENPELSIIWIDPDDFPLMVPYWEKTFGIDLSSPQIGVVDVEDADSVWMEMDDEENMPTADELDTWIEDVMSGRINPGDYNHDDDDDEEEDDDDDDDDDDDDDDEDDDDDDDEDDDDDDDDDDDDDDDDDEDEDDEDA, encoded by the exons ATGAAGTGGGGTTGGCTGCTTTGGGGGATTCTGCTGACTTTTGCGTATCTGTGCTGGAGCGAGAAGGGCTTGGAGTTCCCTGAATATGACGGCAAGGACCGCGTCCATCAGCTGACCATCAAGAACTACAGGTCTGTGATGAAGAAATATGACGTCATGGTCATCTACTACCACAAGGCTGTCGGCGAGGACCGCATGTCCAGAAAGCAGTTTGAAGTGGAGGAACTCGCTCTGGAG TTGCTAACCAGCCCGGCAGCCCTGACGTACCAG CTCGCCGCCCAGGTGCTTGACGGTCTTGACGACGAGGACATCGGATTCGCTCTGGTGGATTCAAAGAAAGACCGAGCTGTTGCTAAGAAGCTGG GTCTGCTGGAGGTGGACAGCATCTACATCTTTGCCGATGACGAGATCATCGAGTACGATGGAGAGCTGGCGGCCGACACGCTGCTGGAGTTCCTCTATGAT GTGATCGAGGAGCCCGTGGAGATCATCAGCAACGACCGAGAGCTCAAGGGCTTCCACAACATCGATGAGGACATTAAACTGATGGGCTACTTCAAGAGCGCCAGATCTTCAC ACTTCATTGAGTACGACGACGCAGCTGAAGAATTTCATCCCTTCATCAAGTTCTTTGCCACGTTTGAGCCAAAG ATCGCTCAGAAATTAagtctgaagatgaatgaagtgGATTTCTATGAGCCCTTCATGAACAAACCTGTCACTATCCCCGGCAAACCCTACATGGAGGACGACATCGTCAGCTTCATCCAGGAGCACGACAG gcCGACTCTCAGAAAGCTGGAGCCTCACAGCATGTATGAGATCTGG GAAGATGATATTAATGGACAGCACATTGTGGCGTTTGCTGAGGAGTCAGACCCTG ACGGTTATGAATTCCTAGAGATCCTGAAGGAAGTGGCTCAAGAAAACACAGAGAACCCAGAATTAAGCATCATCTGGATCGATCCTGACGACTTTCCCCTG ATGGTGCCGTACTGGGAGAAGACCTTCGGCATCGACCTCTCGTCTCCTCAGATCGGTGTGGTGGACGTTGAGGAC GCTGACAGCGTGTGGATGGAGATGGATGATGAAGAGAACATGCCCACCGCCGACGAGCTCGACACCTGGATCGAAGACGTCATGTCTGGAAGAATCAACCCTGGTGACTACAaccatgatgatgatgatgatgaagaggaagacgacgacgatgatgatgatgatgatgatgacgacgatgacgaggatgatgatgatgatgatgacgaggatgatgatgatgacgacgacgacgacgacgatgatgatgatgatgatgatgaagatgaagatgatgaggaTGCTTGA